The Priestia koreensis genomic interval TTGATCAAAGTGTGCAATAATTTGCGGCCCTCCTGCTGTTCTTGGTGGTGGTGCTGGTGCCTCTTGCTGCTCATTTGTTTCCTCTTCCTGTGGAGGCTCCACATTTTTCACCTTTTTACGCTTTGGACGTGGTGTTCGTGCTTGTTTTGGCTGACTCTTCTTTTCATTCAGCCAATCCTTCATATCCTCAATGCCTTCTTGTACCTCATTTACGATAAACGAACCAATTGGCTTAATGATACGAAACAAGGTTTCTTGCAACGAACGACCTGTAATTAAAATAATTCCCACAATGATTAAAATAGAGGCCATTAATTCCGTTCCAAGCTGATCAAATAAGTAATAAGAAGCGGCAAACATCACTGCACCAATCATCCCACCACCGAGATCGCTGCCTGTCGCCTTGCCTTGTGCCTCCAGCCAAAATAAATCCCACGTATTCATAATGACGGATGGATCTTGAAACATTCCGTCTCGTGATAAATTTTGAAATAAGGTCACATGACTAAATAACAGGATGGCGAGTATAACAATATAAATACCAATTAACGGTCTTGAGACAAAGCTTGGACGCTGTCTCTTCCAGATAATATACACAGCAACAATTAATAAGCCAATAAGGTTGAGCATGTACCATTCACCTGTAAAAAATCGGATAAACAGCACAAGCGTTTCACCTACTACTCCAAGCTCAGCCATTCCAATACATGCAAGCGCAAATAGAAACAGCCCAATTAATTCATACTGTAAAATTTTCTTCCATTCTTCTTTCTTTGCTTCACTTCGTTTTCGTTGTTTTTTCTTAGCCATTCTTTCACTCCAATCACCCGACACAGATTGCGCTGTAAAAATGATCCTATACAAAAAGTACACCATTTCTTTGCAATCCCCTGCTTGTTCCCTTAAAAACTTCAAAAAGACACCTCTCCATTGTCTTTTATGATCGTGCGTTCTCACGCCAATTAGACAAGGAGCGATGCCTCAAGAACACGTTCGACGTGCTTTCGATGTATCCTATTATACCATATTCTCTTTCAGTTTCTATGATATGCTAATGAATTTAAGCCTTACATCACCGTTTCGCCAGGCTGATAGCGACTGTCTAGGTAATCTTGTGGATTCGTGCTTAGCATACGGACAATCTGATGTTGTCCATTCTCATTTTGCATAACGACAAATGGAATTCCGTTGTACTCTACAACCTTTTGTTGTGCCTCCGTAACTGATTCAGTCGGAAAAATCAGCTCTTGCGGCATCATCGTGTATAAAATCATTGAAGAAGATGCTCCTCATTGGACTGATCTTCGTGACCAATCAACTCATTTAGCTTACGAAGAGCTTGCCCGATTCCGCCTACTTCATCAATTAAGCCGTACTCTACCGCGTCTGCTCCGACCACATTTGTACCGATATCACGTGTTAAATTCCCTTTTGAAAGCATCAGCTCTTTAAATTTTTCTTCCTGAATGTTTGAATGCTTCGTTACAAAATTAATGACGCGTTCCTGCATTTTATCAAGATATTCAAAGCTTTGTGGGACTCCGATAACAAGACCTGTTAGTCGTACCGGATGAATCGTCATGGTAGCCGTTTCCGCGATAAACGAATAATCCGTCGATACAGCAATAGGAACACCGATGGAATGGCCTCCACCTAGTACGATTGATACGGAAGGTTTGGAGAGAGAAGCAATCATTTCTGAAATCGCAAGGCCTGCCTCCACGTCTCCACCAACTGTATTGAGGATAATCAAAAGACCTTCAATATTTGGGTTTTGCTCAATTGCTACAATTTGTGGAATAACGTGCTCGTACTTTGTCGTTTTGTTTTGTGGTGGAAGCTGCATATGTCCTTCAATTTGACCGACGATTGTCAAACAGTGAATCTTCGTATCTGGTGTCATTTGAGCAACATTTGTTTGACCAAGCTGTTGAATTTTATTTACTAGATCTGATTTATTTTGCTTTTGTTCGTCTTGCTGAGGAGCTGCTTCTGCAGACTGATATTCATGTTCATTTGTCAATGCGCTCCCGCTCCTTTCGATAATGGAATACTGTTAGTATGAGCGCTCTGTCCATTTTCATGCTTATTTTCCTCTTTTAACTTCATTCTTTGCTCATAAAAAAAGGACGGATTAGAACCTGTATCGGCACGAATCCATCCTTTTGCTTTTCTACGACTATTTGACTTTGAGCTGTTCAGCTTATATTTCCATAATAATTGGTAAAATCATTGGGCGTCTCTTTGTTTTTTCATATAAAAATTGATTAAGGCTCTCTCTCATTCCTAATTTAAGGGAGGACCATTCGATTGTGCGTTCACGAATAGAGTCTATAAGCAGCTGCTCTACTCGTTCTGTAGCCTCACGTAATAGCTGCTCAGATTCTCGAACATATACGAACCCTCTTGAAATAATTTCAGGACCTGTCACAATTTTTCGATTTGCTTTGTCAATTGTAACGACTACGAGCAAAATTCCATCCTGTGAAAGAAGACGACGATCGCGTAGAACGATATTTCCTACATCTCCTACACCTAATCCATCAATAAGCGTGTTTCCAGATGGTACTTTTGTCGAAACGGACGGCGTTCCTTTTTTATAGTCAATTACGTCCCCTTTATCAACAATAAAGATACGGTCTTTTGATAGACCTACTTCTGCCGCGAGCTTTGCATGAGCCATTTGCATGCGATATTCGCCTTGAATCGGTATAAAATAGGTCGGCTTCATGAGATTAAGCATGAACTTAAGCTCTTCTTGACTTCCGTTTCCTGATACAGTCACAGGCTGACGGCCATATATCACTTTTGCTCCAGTGCGGAACAATTGATCAATGATTTTCGAAAAAGGAAGCTCATTTCGTGGTGCAGGGACGACTGAAATAATAATCGTATCCGTCTGCTTTACTCCGACAAATTTATCATTTTGACGCAGCATACGAACGAACGGCAGAAGTGGCTCCTGATGCGTTCCTGCTGTCAAAACGATCAGCTCTGAATCGCTATATTTGCTCATCTCCTGAGGAGAAACAAACAATTCCTCTGGTACAGATAACTGATCAAGATCACTTGCTACGTCAACCATGCGCTGAAGCGTACGACCTAGCACGACTACTTTTCGATTTGTTTCTACAGCTGCGTCAATTACCTGCTGAATGCGGTACACGTGAGTGAGAGATGTGGCAACAATTACCCGCTGTTTTGCTTGACGGAATGATTTCATCATCTCATTTGCTACAGAAGCTTCAGAGGCCGTATAGCCTGGTCGCTCAGCATTGGTGCTATCTGATAATAAAAACAATACGCCCTCTTCGCCAAGCGCTGCCATTTTCCCAATATCAGCACGCTGATTGCCAACAGGTGTTTGATCGAATTTGAAATCCCCTGTATGAACAATCGCTCCTTCAGACGTATGAAATGCGATCCCAATTGAGCCTGGAATGCTGTGGCTTGTGGAGAAGAATGTAACGTTTGTTCGCTCGTGGCGAATTGTTTTGTCCGTATCAATCACATATAATAATTGCTTTTTGTTCACACCAACTTCTGAGAGCTTTTCTTTCGCCAACGCAATCGTAAATTTTGTCCCGTAAACTGGCGCATCTAGCTTACGTAGAATGAATGGTAAACCGCCGATATTTTCATCATGCCCGTGGGTAAGAAAAATTGCTCTTACCCGATGCTTGTTTTCCAATAAGTATGAAACGTCTGGAATGACAACATCGATACCGAACATTTCATTTTCTGGAGACATAAGACCTGCGTCTACTACGTAGATATCGTCATCCAATTCCACTACATACATATTTTTGCCTATTTCTCCTACTCCTCCTAGAGCGAAGATTTTGATATTTTCTGTCTTTTTCATATTCAACCTAGTTCCTCCTACATCATATAAAGCCGCTCAAAGTCACTTACTAGTATTATAACTGATGTAGAAATTGGTGTACAATGATTTTCCTTGACTGGAAACCATTTTTCAACAGAATAACATGCGAGCAATTCTTTCAATCTTATTCTGTTGTTCTACATGAAATCGTCCTCTCGTATTTTCATGCTCCCTCTTTAACGGCTATTTTCTAAGTTTTTAGCCGTTTCACTCGTCTGTACTTTCTTTTCATTTTCTAACGTTCCAAACAAGACATCCATAAGCGGATTTGATACGCCAAACCAATAATTTTCATTTTTGTAGTGATGAAGAATATGAGTTTTTTTCAGCCATTTTCCTAAGCGAGTTTTTGGTTTAAGAGGGCGATGAGCGACATAATGTTTCCATTCATACGTTAAGAGCATTGCGATGAGACCCATTCCAAATGCGATTGTTGATGTGAAACTCCCGACTATTACATAATAAATGCTACTTAAGATCGCAAAGTTTGGAAGACTGTACCAGATAGGTAAAAAGAGCAGATGTAAATCGTTTGGATCTGTGTGATGGTCATAATGTAAGCGCTTTAATAACCTTAGAAAAAAAGGATTTTTCGGTGCTTTTAAATGAAACAGAAATCGGTGCGTGAAATATTCACTGAACATAAACACAACAAGCCCGATGCTAACATGCACCAACAGCCACCACGTAATGTTCTGAACGCTTAAAAACACAACGCCCGTGATTAAACATAAAAACAAAACGGAAATATCAAAAAACAAAAAGAAATCTGTATACAGCTTTTTCATCTTTCTCCCTCTTTCTTATTCCTTTTGATATTGTATATTCCGCTTCTTTCACCATTATCCTTTTCATACATAGAAAAATCCTATGCCAAAGTGACATAGGATTCCTTTTTATAACGTTTCAAGCAGTTGCACAAGCGTTGTACGCTCTGTTTCTGTTAATGGAATTAACGGAAGGCGCACAGGTCCTGTGTCTAACCCTTTTAATTGAAGAGCCGTCTTCACTGGGGTTGGACTTGGTGCTGCGAATAGTCCCTTCATGACAGGTGCTAAACGCTGATGCTGCTTCGCTGCCTGTGGATAATGACCGCTTTCAAACAAGCGAATCATTTGCTGCATTTCGTTTCCAATTACATGTGAGGCAACAGATACAATCCCATTCGCTCCAATAGCTAAAGAAGGTAATGTTAAGCTATCATCACCGCTATATACAGCAAAATCATCCGGTGTATTGGCAATGAATTCAGTCATTGTATCTAGATCTCCGCCTGCATCTTTAATTGCGACCACATTTGGAAGCTGTGATAAACGTACAACCGTCTCAACAGCAAGACTCACAATGGAACGGCCCGGTACATTATAAAGCATTACAGGTAGCTTTGTGCTTTCTGCGATCGTCTTGAAGTGAAGATACAAGCCATCTTGGCTAGGCTTATTGTAATACGGTGCCACAAGCATTACTGCATCTACACCAATTTCTTCTGCCTTCTTCGTCATATCAATTGATGCACGCGTATTGTTGCTTCCTGTCCCTGCAATAACAGGAACACGTCCATCCACAACTTCTACCACATGGCGGAAAAGAGCAAGCTTTTCCTCATTTGTTAAAGTCGGTGATTCGCCAGTAGTCCCTGCAATAACGAGGGAATCAGAACCGTTGTCGATTAAATAATTAATCAACTCGGTCGTTTTGGCAAAATCAATGTTTTCTTTATTATCGAAAGGGGTGACCATTGCAGTTGCAACTTTCCCAAAATCAATCATGCTTTCACTCCTAATACTTGTTTATACATTCATTTTTGAAAGCTCAAATGCATTATGAAGTGCATTAACCGCTTGTTTTAAATCTTCTTCTTTTACTAATACCCAAATCGTCGTATGGCTATCAGCTGATTGAAGAATTTGAATTCCCTCTTGTGACAAAGCGGTCACAATTTTCGCGGTTACACCAGGTACTCCGGCGATTCCCGCTCCTACTGTTGATACTTTCGCACAATGACGTGTCACGACTGGATCATGACCAAGTTCATTCAGAACTTCAATGGCACGATTTGTCGCTTCATTTGTAACTGTATACACGACGGCATTCGGAGAAATGTTAATAAAATCAACGCTAATTTCTTCATTCGCCATCGCTCGGAACACTTCCGATTGAAGATCATAGTGACCCTCTTTGGCTTTTACTTTAATTTGCGTCACGTTTGAAACATGGGCAATACCTGTTACGAGACGCTCTTGAATATCACTACCATGGCCTTTTGCATGACCAAGAGAGGTGACAAGCGTTCCTTCAGACTCAGAGTACGTAGAGCGAACGCGCATTGGAATTTTTGCCTGCATGGCAATTTCAACTGCACGTGGATGAACGACTTTTGCTCCCTGATAAGCCATGTTGCAAATTTCATTGTACGTTAATACCGAAAGAGGACGCGCATCTTCCACAATACGTGGATCTGCAGTCATAACCCCTTCTACATCGGTAAAAATGTCAATAAAATCAGCTTCAAGCGCTGCCCCAAGTGCTGAAGCAGACGTGTCACTGCCGCCACGGCCAAGTGTTGTAATATCACCGCTCATGGTAGCCCCTTGGAACCCTGCAACTACGACTACATCATGCTCTTCAAGCTCTTGTAGCACGCGGTCACAGTTCATCTCAAGGATTTTGGCATTTGTAAAATCGTTGTTCGTTTGGAATCCAGCTTGAGCACCGCTAAGTGCTGTCGCGTTCATTCCATTCGCATTTAACATATTGGTAAATACAACGGAAGAAATTAATTCTCCGCATGACATGAGCATATCTAGTTCACGCTTATTTAGAAGCGCTTCGTTTGCATCGACTAAGGACAACAGTGTGTCAGTAGCGTAAGGTTCTCCCTTACGTCCCATTGCTGAAACGACAACAACCACCTTGTAATCTTCGTTTAACGCATGTCTGATATGTTCTAAAGCCATGGTGCGTCCACGTTCATCGCGGACCGAAGTACCTCCAAATTTTTGGACTATTATCTTCATACTTCCACCTCGTTCGTTGCTTCAGATCGTGTTGTTATTTAACAAGTCCAAGCTTCAGTAAAGATTCAGCGATCTGCACAGAGTTCCATGCAGCGCCCTTTAATAGATTATCAGAAACAACCCATAGATGGAAACCTGTATCCTTATCTAAATCTTTACGAATACGTCCGACAAATGTATCATTTTTCCCTACAGCATCGGCCGGCATTGGATATACTTGGTTTTCTGGATCGTCTTGTAATACTACACCAGGTGCAGTTGAAAGTAGAGATTTTACTTCTTGCGCTGAAACACCTTGCTTGTTAATTTCAATATATACAGATTCAGAGTGTCCTGTGACAACTGGAAGACGAACACATGTCGCTGCTACTGAAAGTTCAGGCATATGCATAATTTTCTTCGTTTCATTGATCATTTTCATCTCTTCAAACGTAAATCCATTGTCTTGGAATTTATCGATTTGCGGGATCGCATTAAACGCAATTTGATAATGCTTTTTATCGCTGCCCACCGGAAGAATTTCAGGTGTGAACTCTTCACCATTTAAAATAGCCTGTGCTTGTGTTTTTAATTCGTTGATTGCAGCTGCACCCGCACCTGATACCGCTTGATAAGTGGATACAACTACTTTATCTAAGCCAAAGGCCTGACGGATCGGTTCTAGTGCGACAACCATTTGAATCGTTGAACAGTTTGGATTGGCAATGATTCCGTTGTGAAGCTTAATATCTTCTTCGTTCACTTCTGGTACAACTAAAGGTACGTTCGGATCCATGCGGTATGCACTTGTGTTGTCCACAACAATTGCACCGCGTTTTACTGCTTCAGGTGCAAATTGCTTTGATACGCTACCACCTGCGCTGAACAATGCGATTTGAACGCCTTCAAAGCTTTCAGGAGTTGCTTCTTGCACTTCATATTCTTGCCCTTTAAAAGAAACTTTTTTACCTGCTGAACGTGCAGATGAAAGAAGTGTAAGTTTACCAATTGGAAAATCTCGTTTTTCAAGTGTGGCAAGCATTTGCTGCCCCACTGCTCCTGTTGCTCCAACTACTGCTACGTGTAATCCATTCTCTGACATATTCGTTCCCTCCAAATTCGGTTCACAATTCCCATTTCATCTTTGTACTTGTTATTGTTAAGTAACGATTGTTATGTTTTATCGAGCTTTGACAGGGTTTTGGCGTCTGGTATGACGTCATCATCCTGCTTATGCGGGATAAATGAATAGCTATTATTTTATCATACTATTACGCTAAAGAAGAGAAGATTTTATAAAATCTTCTCTTCCCCATTCTATCAATTTTCCTCATTTTTCGCTATCACGGAATTTCTCGACAATAACCGGCTGTAATTGCTCGCCTTTTAAGGCTGCTAGCACCGTATCAACGAGTTGCTCCATGCGAGCTACCATTGAGTTTGGTTTGCCAATCGGGTCGTCTTGACCAAATGGGATGAAATAAATGTCTTTGGCTGCCATAAGCCTCATCAAATTCACACCGTTTAATCCAAGTGCATCGTTTGTTGAAATACCAAGTACGACTGGACGATGATTACGCATAGTCGCTTTCGCTGCCATTAACACAGGGGATTCGTTCATTGCATTCGCAAATTTACTCATGCTGTTTCCTGTCATCGGTGCTATGATCATGCAATCGAGTGGAAGCTTTGGTCCTAACGGCTCTGCTTTTACGATCGTATCGACAACAGGATTTCCTGTAATATCTTCAATTCGCTTAATCCATTCTTCGCTCTCTCCGAATCGTGTGCTCGTTGTTTGCACGGTATATGACACGACTGGAATTACTTCTGCACCTAGCGAGACGAGCTTTTCAATTTGAGGCATCACTTCTTCATATGTGCAATGAGAACCAGTCAAGCCAAAGCCAATTCGTCTTCCTTTAAATGATGTCAAGATTTTTTCTCCTCTCTTTTCTTTGCTTCATCAGTCAATAGCTGCGCCAAAACGTTCGCTAAAATTTTCCCCGCTGTTTTAGGAGCAACAATTCCTGGAAGTCCTGGTGCGAGTATTGCCTTAATACCGCGTTTCTCAGCGTATCTAAAATCAGTTCCACCTGGTTTGGATGCCAAATCAATAATAAACGCATGAGACGGCATTTTCGAAATCACACCGGTCGTTAAGATTGGATACGGAATTGTATTAATGCAAATATCAACGTTTGTCGCATGCTGTGCCAGATCAGCTAACTGAAACGGAGTAAGCCCCATTTCTGTAATACGAGCGATATGCTCTGATTTTCTTGCGCCTACTTTCACGTGTGCCCCTAATGAAGCAAACGATCGGGCAACGCTCATTCCAACTCGCCCTAAGCCTAAAACGAGGATATTTGAGCCATGAATCGTGAAATCCGTGTGCTGAATGGCCATCATGATCGTTCCTTCGACCGTTGGAATTGAATTGTAGATGG includes:
- the dpaB gene encoding dipicolinate synthase subunit B, with the protein product MTSFKGRRIGFGLTGSHCTYEEVMPQIEKLVSLGAEVIPVVSYTVQTTSTRFGESEEWIKRIEDITGNPVVDTIVKAEPLGPKLPLDCMIIAPMTGNSMSKFANAMNESPVLMAAKATMRNHRPVVLGISTNDALGLNGVNLMRLMAAKDIYFIPFGQDDPIGKPNSMVARMEQLVDTVLAALKGEQLQPVIVEKFRDSEK
- a CDS encoding ClpP family protease is translated as MTNEHEYQSAEAAPQQDEQKQNKSDLVNKIQQLGQTNVAQMTPDTKIHCLTIVGQIEGHMQLPPQNKTTKYEHVIPQIVAIEQNPNIEGLLIILNTVGGDVEAGLAISEMIASLSKPSVSIVLGGGHSIGVPIAVSTDYSFIAETATMTIHPVRLTGLVIGVPQSFEYLDKMQERVINFVTKHSNIQEEKFKELMLSKGNLTRDIGTNVVGADAVEYGLIDEVGGIGQALRKLNELIGHEDQSNEEHLLQ
- the dapA gene encoding 4-hydroxy-tetrahydrodipicolinate synthase, coding for MIDFGKVATAMVTPFDNKENIDFAKTTELINYLIDNGSDSLVIAGTTGESPTLTNEEKLALFRHVVEVVDGRVPVIAGTGSNNTRASIDMTKKAEEIGVDAVMLVAPYYNKPSQDGLYLHFKTIAESTKLPVMLYNVPGRSIVSLAVETVVRLSQLPNVVAIKDAGGDLDTMTEFIANTPDDFAVYSGDDSLTLPSLAIGANGIVSVASHVIGNEMQQMIRLFESGHYPQAAKQHQRLAPVMKGLFAAPSPTPVKTALQLKGLDTGPVRLPLIPLTETERTTLVQLLETL
- the dapG gene encoding aspartate kinase, encoding MKIIVQKFGGTSVRDERGRTMALEHIRHALNEDYKVVVVVSAMGRKGEPYATDTLLSLVDANEALLNKRELDMLMSCGELISSVVFTNMLNANGMNATALSGAQAGFQTNNDFTNAKILEMNCDRVLQELEEHDVVVVAGFQGATMSGDITTLGRGGSDTSASALGAALEADFIDIFTDVEGVMTADPRIVEDARPLSVLTYNEICNMAYQGAKVVHPRAVEIAMQAKIPMRVRSTYSESEGTLVTSLGHAKGHGSDIQERLVTGIAHVSNVTQIKVKAKEGHYDLQSEVFRAMANEEISVDFINISPNAVVYTVTNEATNRAIEVLNELGHDPVVTRHCAKVSTVGAGIAGVPGVTAKIVTALSQEGIQILQSADSHTTIWVLVKEEDLKQAVNALHNAFELSKMNV
- the dpaA gene encoding dipicolinic acid synthetase subunit A, encoding MLTDLHIAVIGGDARQLEVIRKLIELDAKVSLIGFDQLDHGFAGATKYQITEVNFSDVDAIILPVPGTNHEGQVDTIFSNEKVILTQKMVEQTPSHCVLYSGITNDYLNTLVKNTKRRLVQLFERDDVAIYNSIPTVEGTIMMAIQHTDFTIHGSNILVLGLGRVGMSVARSFASLGAHVKVGARKSEHIARITEMGLTPFQLADLAQHATNVDICINTIPYPILTTGVISKMPSHAFIIDLASKPGGTDFRYAEKRGIKAILAPGLPGIVAPKTAGKILANVLAQLLTDEAKKREEKKS
- a CDS encoding YlzJ-like family protein, translated to MILYTMMPQELIFPTESVTEAQQKVVEYNGIPFVVMQNENGQHQIVRMLSTNPQDYLDSRYQPGETVM
- the asd gene encoding aspartate-semialdehyde dehydrogenase; amino-acid sequence: MSENGLHVAVVGATGAVGQQMLATLEKRDFPIGKLTLLSSARSAGKKVSFKGQEYEVQEATPESFEGVQIALFSAGGSVSKQFAPEAVKRGAIVVDNTSAYRMDPNVPLVVPEVNEEDIKLHNGIIANPNCSTIQMVVALEPIRQAFGLDKVVVSTYQAVSGAGAAAINELKTQAQAILNGEEFTPEILPVGSDKKHYQIAFNAIPQIDKFQDNGFTFEEMKMINETKKIMHMPELSVAATCVRLPVVTGHSESVYIEINKQGVSAQEVKSLLSTAPGVVLQDDPENQVYPMPADAVGKNDTFVGRIRKDLDKDTGFHLWVVSDNLLKGAAWNSVQIAESLLKLGLVK
- a CDS encoding sterol desaturase family protein — protein: MKKLYTDFFLFFDISVLFLCLITGVVFLSVQNITWWLLVHVSIGLVVFMFSEYFTHRFLFHLKAPKNPFFLRLLKRLHYDHHTDPNDLHLLFLPIWYSLPNFAILSSIYYVIVGSFTSTIAFGMGLIAMLLTYEWKHYVAHRPLKPKTRLGKWLKKTHILHHYKNENYWFGVSNPLMDVLFGTLENEKKVQTSETAKNLENSR
- a CDS encoding ribonuclease J, yielding MNMKKTENIKIFALGGVGEIGKNMYVVELDDDIYVVDAGLMSPENEMFGIDVVIPDVSYLLENKHRVRAIFLTHGHDENIGGLPFILRKLDAPVYGTKFTIALAKEKLSEVGVNKKQLLYVIDTDKTIRHERTNVTFFSTSHSIPGSIGIAFHTSEGAIVHTGDFKFDQTPVGNQRADIGKMAALGEEGVLFLLSDSTNAERPGYTASEASVANEMMKSFRQAKQRVIVATSLTHVYRIQQVIDAAVETNRKVVVLGRTLQRMVDVASDLDQLSVPEELFVSPQEMSKYSDSELIVLTAGTHQEPLLPFVRMLRQNDKFVGVKQTDTIIISVVPAPRNELPFSKIIDQLFRTGAKVIYGRQPVTVSGNGSQEELKFMLNLMKPTYFIPIQGEYRMQMAHAKLAAEVGLSKDRIFIVDKGDVIDYKKGTPSVSTKVPSGNTLIDGLGVGDVGNIVLRDRRLLSQDGILLVVVTIDKANRKIVTGPEIISRGFVYVRESEQLLREATERVEQLLIDSIRERTIEWSSLKLGMRESLNQFLYEKTKRRPMILPIIMEI